In the genome of Oryzias melastigma strain HK-1 linkage group LG19, ASM292280v2, whole genome shotgun sequence, the window actCTAAGATTATAAAGTGAGAATTCTAAGATctaagtcagaattctgagattaaagtaaaaaatcagattttaaagtCAGGATTCtgttaaaaattcagaattctgagatcaaaatctgatttttttttagaaataaatttagAATTCATAGATTAAAGTcagatttctacaaaaaaaagtcagattttttttctgagaataaaGTTAGAACTTCCCATTgccctttcttttctttctccatgACCCTAATCCTGTTCTGCATTGATCAGTCACGTTTTTAAGTTATTACTTTAATCCCATGAGATAAACAGATCGGCTACGTCATACCGCCTTTAAACGTgttttaaaatccctaatagtaatcaaggcatttttttttgttttgttttagaaaatatcaGGTTTCATAATACTTCcttataaaaatgaatcatggattcataaataaaggAAGGTAGAACTAGaacattttagcataaaaagctttttatgctaaaatagcAGTTCTTGacacttttttatgttcttttttgtcAATCTGTGATCGGTGGACACTGCTGGGGTTCAGGCAGAGTGTCATTCCCTCTTTCGGGTTTGTCAAACTGGCCACTAAGCTTGCATTATGCAAATTGACTTCCTGCTGAAATCTTTAAGTAAGGGAGCAAAGGGCCAGACTGCAAATTTGACTCCGCCGACAGATTAAGTGTTGTGTGGGAGAATGATTGCCTCTTTTGTTGAAGCCTtagtttcgttttttttttcaagcacaaaaacataaaaagagaataaaaataagattGAAAATCTAAGAGAATGACTTTTACAAAACACAGGAAAATGGAGCCACGTCTTGAAGTTTTTGTCGCAAGCCCGCCTTCTTACCACAGTCGGGGTTGCCGTGGATTCTAGAGCCCATAATCTCTCCACCGTGCTGGTCGACACACCAGCACTCCCCTCGGTTCTGGTCGCACTGCACTTTCCTGTAGTAGCCGTCCTCATCGCAGCTGGGGATGTAGATCCCTGCAAAAACACTAAACCTCAATTCTGCTTCTTTCATGTGATGGCACCTCATACTGAAGCAGAGTCAAACAAGAAATTCACAACTTTTAGGCACAAATAAACCATATTGTGAATttgaaatactgttttttttttaaataatatttgttaGGCAATATGTTTTCATGCAGGAAGTGATGATTTTctggacatttttgtcaaaaacctCGGAGAAAGTTCTCTAATACACCTTCACACCCACCGACTGACACAACACAAGAGGTCAGATTAATGAGCCTCAGGAAAAGTGCTCATTTAACCCTTCACTTTACGTCTGTGATCTCTTTAATGAGCCTCCCCAGGTTTCTTCTCTGAACTTCCAGGCACTTTGATGGAAAATTACGACCAGGAAAGGGAATTTAAGGGGAACACACCAGTATATCCAGCCTGAGACGGCTTTGTAAAGGATACGGGATAAGAAAGAGATGAGTTCGGCTCTAAAAGGGGTTTTAAATGTTAGGTGTAGCATTCAAAAATGCACTGCAAACGTCAAGCGATCTGAAAAGAGTATTCACCAGGCTTCTTCTTGGCAGCCTCCTGCACTTGGATCCTCTCCAGCTCGGCGAGGCACGGCGGCTCTGCGGGaatcaaagcaaaaagaaagaaagaaagaagtgaTGACGTCCAAAAGTGCTCCTCTCAAACTTTATCTCAATCAATTCTCTTCATAATTACACTTTTTGCTTGTATCGATCTGTTTAAAAAGTCTTCTGTTTCATCGGCATGGTGTGTGATTGATTGAGAGCTGAGATGAAAGGACATACGGAGGAAGGATGAGGATATGAGagagaatgaaataaaaatacactttttattaaGGTAATATATCCTCTAAAATCAATTGTGGATCTTCATAGACATATCTTGAGACATAAACATAATTAGCAGAAATGAGCAGTTTCGTTTACTTCTACCTCATTCGACAAAGCATTGATGAACCGGTCACTTTGATCTATTGTGTGCAGGTTTATACTGGATCAATGCAGTGGTCGGTGTGCAAATGGGGTTACCTACAAACTCATCCTGTATTTATTTGGTAAAGGTCAAATGGTGCTGATGCAGGACTTATGCAGGTGTCTCCATGGAAACGCTTAATGACAGTAACAGCAAACGAAGAAGCAAGCTTTCTCTATTTATCCATTTATTCCCATTTATGTCAGTTTGTGTTAAATAATTggagttttaaattttaaatagtccgctataaaacttctaaaagaaaaatagtagCAGAGGGAGAAGAGATCTTCCAGCGGTGATCTGGAGCCGCAAAAACACCCGGAGAAAGCTGTTGTGACAGCTGCACAAATCAATTCATGGCTTCTTCCCCGGAGAATTAGTCGACAGAAATTGATTTGCAAACCCGTCCTACATTCAAGTCAAGGACATAAAATGAATTTGGTCAAAGCCTGCATTGTAGGAGAAGGATATGTAGGAGCTATGGTGATAAGATCTGCTTTTCTTGCAATTACACTATACGAATCAGCAAAATCTTGATGTGATATAATTTTTACTATCAGGTACATACAAATTCAACTTTAGGAGGAAtaaaagtaaactattttttgtcttttaaattgtagttttaaagtAGACACACAGACAGATGCTACACAACATGAACAGGttacatttaattcatttgGGTCCATTATGTAgtcacattttgtttaaatctcaactacttttttgttgctttttatataaaataaatttgtatttgctgaatataaaatcattttgttcTGCTCTTGGAGAAGCAAGTGGAGGAGGTTAATGCCAGTGCATCCTCCTTGCAGTTCCTTCTGATGTAATCGTGCTTTTATCTCATCCATTAAGACTTCCGACTCAAAATAGACGCTGCACTTTCAGTGGAAATCCCTTCACTCACTTTCTCTCCAGAAGCAGAGGCACCACTCGGCTGTGGAGACCTTTCCGTCCTTGTAGCTGTCACACGAGTTGAAGAAAGGTCGGATGCAGACTTCATATTTTTCCAGGTTAATAGCAGCCAGCTCGGCTTGGTCCAGGTACAGGTCGCTGTTGGTGTCCAGCTTCGAAAACATCCAGCCAATGGAGTCTTTGCAGCTGGCGATAAGGCTCCTCTCAAGCACTATCAGTAAAAGTCACACGATTATTATCTATGTCCTGTATTTGTTATTTAAGCAGCTGATATAAACAGATTGTTGTGAGGTCAAGAAGTGCAGAAACTTGTTTTTCCCCACCAGAAGCGGTGCCGGTTCCCGGTTTTCCAGACTTATTCTGCTTTGCGTTTCCATGAAGGAGCTGGAACCAGTCTCTCAGGCGGTCACCCAGGTCTGCCAGGTCTTGGCCGGTGCAACTCTCTGCAAGAACAGGAACATTTCAGCACTTGACACAAACATGACTACATTCCACTTGAGGCAGAAAACAACTCACTGCTGCTCTCACAGATGAGCAACACAGATACTTCTAGAAGTGACACTCCTACTTTGCATGAATACATATTGATTAATTTAGCTACATAAAGAAAACTTTAGATCACAAAAGAAAAtctagtttttggtgtttttaacatgttctttctttTGGTGGAAATTctaagtgacatttttttttttttttttgcgtaaacagagagctcttaTCAGTGGGgagggaaatgggggcgggtatgctctgtgccaacagtcccatcatttttaatgaactgctgtgaaactatttcctagaaaatgacagattttctgattttggccaaaaaagaccactggaaaaacttttgaaatggctcaaaggatgatcagagtggagctttatgacagaaaacatctgcaaataaataagaaaaacaacctTAATCTGTTTCCAGCACAGTTTTCCAGCTCCAgatgaaaaacaagaaacatttcGTCTGTTTGATCAATTGACATTTTCATATTCCCAAGAGCGCAAACAATCAATAGTGTTTTGCTACATTGATAGATGGTGTacactttaaataattaattactaCACAATTGAAAGAGCAGTTAACCACATAGGGACATTTAGCCAACAATAATCTCTGCAAAGGGTGAGCATTGATCCCAACCGGCTTGACTGGATTAGTTCTAAACCAGAATCGTgtccttcagcatttttttttttggaagatgGACTCATTAAagggatgatgatgatggattGGATCGAGTCCCCAAACTCAAACTTGCCTCGTTTTGTGTCAGAATTTGAAACAGAGGACGTCACGCAGGGGCAGAATCCGGTGCACATGATGCTCAGGTCTTTGCCTGTGAGGCAAGCTTGCTGCTCCAACTTGCACTGTAAGAAAGGACAAGCAAGGCAGCTAAAGTATTTATGAGGGTGACCGCGGGAGAAAGATTACCCATTCAGATGAAACAGTGCACTTAGAGAAAGGCAGCCAGACTGAGCTGTCATTTCCCACTGTCTCCTCATGCAAGGTCAAAATTAAAAACCGTATATAAATCAATAAGAACCCTGAATGTGGATTGGTCAACAGTGATGCAGTTGGAAAAACATTCATCATTAATCATAGCGCTGCTCCAAGCAGTGGCACTTGTCCTCCAGTGAGCGGTGATGAACTGCGCCGCCCCGCTGCGCCTGCGTCCGTGTCAACGCAGCAGGAAACTGCACTTGATTGGCCcacatttattatttgaaatgacTTGTCCactctctgattttttttaggtgaaaCACATCAGTAACCTAAcaaaagaagatgaagaaagttttttttttgtcacctgTGAAGCATAGTTGTGTCCATCAGAGCCACAGACAGGGGAGGAAGCAGACTCAGCGCAAGGCCTGCAGCTGCTTTCATGGCGTTCCAGCTGTTCTGATTGTTTCATtctgcaaaggaaaaaaagtttttaaaaagtgtctatgaaaaaaaaatggtgggcAAGAGATAGAAACTGGTGAGAATGATATAGTAACTGGTAAGCCCAACATAGAAATTGATGAGCACAAGATAGTAATTGATGAACATGatatagtaactggtgagcacaagatagtaactggtaAACACAatatagtaactggtgagcaaGAGATACTAACATGTGAGGATGAtttagtaactggtgagcataaaatagaaaatggtGACCACGAGATAGTAACTTGTGACCATGAGATAAAATCTGAAGCACTCCAGTCACTATCTGGTGCTTCAATATCCCTTTAGGCTGGGGTTCTGTAACAAGGAAACAAAGCTCTCCAAAGTATTTCACCTTGGATAAAACTGCTATAAATGACTTTTTCCTCCCACAAATGCTTCTCGTAATGTAAATTTATGAGCTCATGTGGGATCTATAC includes:
- the LOC112154571 gene encoding testican-2 isoform X1 produces the protein MVGVRTAACLSLLLGVSLQVDVKSGKEAGRAGNFMEDEQWLSTVSQYSRKIKHWNRFRDEVEDDYIKNTEENVGFDESADTTKDPCQNVKCSQHKVCVAQGYQRAMCVSRKKLEHRMKQSEQLERHESSCRPCAESASSPVCGSDGHNYASQCKLEQQACLTGKDLSIMCTGFCPCVTSSVSNSDTKRESCTGQDLADLGDRLRDWFQLLHGNAKQNKSGKPGTGTASVLERSLIASCKDSIGWMFSKLDTNSDLYLDQAELAAINLEKYEVCIRPFFNSCDSYKDGKVSTAEWCLCFWREKPPCLAELERIQVQEAAKKKPGIYIPSCDEDGYYRKVQCDQNRGECWCVDQHGGEIMGSRIHGNPDCDEVAGYSGDFGSGVGWEDEEEKEAEDNGEEAEEEEEEEVDADDGGYIW
- the LOC112154571 gene encoding testican-2 isoform X2, with amino-acid sequence MVGVRTAACLSLLLGVSLQVDVKSGKEAGRAGNFMEDEQWLSTVSQYSRKIKHWNRFRDDDYIKNTEENVGFDESADTTKDPCQNVKCSQHKVCVAQGYQRAMCVSRKKLEHRMKQSEQLERHESSCRPCAESASSPVCGSDGHNYASQCKLEQQACLTGKDLSIMCTGFCPCVTSSVSNSDTKRESCTGQDLADLGDRLRDWFQLLHGNAKQNKSGKPGTGTASVLERSLIASCKDSIGWMFSKLDTNSDLYLDQAELAAINLEKYEVCIRPFFNSCDSYKDGKVSTAEWCLCFWREKPPCLAELERIQVQEAAKKKPGIYIPSCDEDGYYRKVQCDQNRGECWCVDQHGGEIMGSRIHGNPDCDEVAGYSGDFGSGVGWEDEEEKEAEDNGEEAEEEEEEEVDADDGGYIW